In one Nostoc sp. KVJ3 genomic region, the following are encoded:
- a CDS encoding glycosyltransferase family 4 protein encodes MENNILKKHYIFFIGEELPQPEAHLVQSTNAANAAANLGYSTVLVYYEKGLKAINPVNLVRPFQPKQTPIELIEYYNLHEKLKVAPLAMPWPIDYFRSKFTDSNTIASKYYLPFYILPTTKLVHSRNWNFIKAAIRNGIPAIYEHHHHEEKPFELEIVTNPLLQIAVTVVDTIRESMIKNGMPPEKVITLHNGFNRLFMQRQPEKAAEWRKKLLQEENQHLVVYAGALQQFKGIDVLIDVASEMPNVQFVCAGGKPGEVEYYQQLVKEKQVNNIKFLGYILHNELASLLQAADVLAHPHCSGKAATFTSPLKLFDYFASGTPIVSTEIPSLVEFQDTQAIAAWCEPDNPSKFAESLKRVLETHPRKIEGYPDSINFVQQFSWENRAAKILSYVDEPLLPQLIM; translated from the coding sequence ATGGAAAATAATATTTTAAAAAAACATTACATTTTTTTTATTGGTGAAGAGTTACCCCAGCCAGAAGCTCACCTAGTCCAGTCTACAAATGCAGCTAACGCCGCCGCTAACTTGGGCTATTCAACAGTTTTGGTATATTATGAAAAAGGATTAAAAGCGATTAACCCAGTTAATTTAGTGCGTCCTTTTCAACCTAAGCAAACACCAATAGAACTTATTGAATATTACAATCTCCATGAAAAATTAAAAGTTGCTCCCTTAGCAATGCCTTGGCCAATCGACTATTTTCGGAGCAAATTTACTGACTCTAACACCATTGCTAGCAAATATTATTTACCATTTTACATACTTCCAACCACTAAACTTGTCCACAGTCGCAACTGGAATTTTATCAAAGCTGCCATCAGAAATGGCATTCCGGCAATTTATGAACACCACCATCATGAAGAAAAACCATTTGAGCTAGAAATTGTCACAAATCCGTTATTGCAAATTGCTGTCACAGTTGTAGACACAATTCGCGAAAGCATGATTAAAAATGGAATGCCGCCAGAGAAGGTAATTACTCTACACAACGGTTTTAATCGTTTATTTATGCAGAGACAACCAGAAAAAGCAGCAGAATGGCGGAAAAAACTATTGCAAGAGGAAAACCAACATTTAGTAGTTTATGCGGGAGCATTACAGCAATTTAAAGGTATTGATGTACTAATTGATGTGGCTAGTGAAATGCCTAATGTACAATTTGTCTGTGCAGGTGGTAAGCCAGGAGAAGTTGAATATTATCAGCAATTAGTAAAAGAAAAACAGGTTAATAATATTAAATTTTTGGGTTATATTTTGCATAATGAGTTAGCATCTTTGCTACAAGCAGCCGATGTTTTAGCTCACCCTCATTGTTCGGGAAAAGCCGCAACTTTCACATCTCCATTAAAGCTGTTTGACTACTTCGCCTCTGGAACACCCATTGTCTCGACAGAAATTCCATCATTAGTTGAGTTTCAAGATACTCAAGCGATCGCTGCTTGGTGTGAACCAGATAACCCCAGTAAATTTGCTGAAAGTCTGAAGCGGGTTTTAGAAACTCATCCCAGAAAAATAGAAGGTTATCCCGATAGTATCAATTTTGTTCAGCAGTTCTCTTGGGAGAATCGAGCGGCAAAAATCCTTAGTTATGTTGATGAACCTCTGCTTCCTCAACTTATTATGTAA